In a genomic window of uncultured Flavobacterium sp.:
- a CDS encoding M20/M25/M40 family metallo-hydrolase, with product MKKTILLTVLVLNGLTSFAQSNDEKNIKLFYKKALTEAKCYTWLEYLSNDIGSRLSGSSSAEEAVQYTKRQLETLGLDKVYLQEVMVPHWVRGEKETAYILNGKEKTVVPICALGGSVATPKTGLTAEIVEVQGIDELKALGDKVKGKIVFFNRPMNPENIETFVSYGACVDQRFAGAKEAAKFGAVGSIVRSMNLRLDDFPHTGAQSYGDLPKEQYIPTAAISTNGAELLSKLLKVNPTLKFYFKQSCETLPDALSYNVIGELTGSVNPSNIMVVGGHLDSWDLADGSHDDGAGVVQSMEVIRILKNLNYKPKNTIRVVLFMNEENGGKGGAKYEEVSKEKKENHIFALESDSGGFSPRGFSIEADDTNYKKIKDFAPLFEPYLVHSFTIGHAGSDISHLTSKAIVKAGLKPDSQRYFDYHHAANDKFDAINKRELELGAATMTSLIYLMDQNGITLPTAN from the coding sequence ATGAAAAAAACGATTCTTTTGACTGTTTTGGTCTTAAACGGATTGACATCATTTGCACAATCAAACGATGAAAAAAACATTAAATTATTCTATAAAAAAGCTTTAACCGAAGCAAAATGCTACACTTGGTTAGAATATTTGTCTAACGATATTGGTAGTCGTTTATCAGGTTCTTCAAGTGCCGAAGAAGCAGTTCAGTACACGAAAAGACAATTAGAAACCCTTGGACTTGACAAAGTATATTTACAAGAAGTTATGGTTCCGCATTGGGTTCGTGGCGAAAAAGAAACGGCATATATCTTAAATGGAAAAGAAAAAACTGTTGTACCAATTTGCGCTTTAGGCGGATCTGTTGCAACACCAAAAACAGGACTTACTGCAGAAATTGTAGAAGTACAAGGTATCGATGAATTAAAAGCTTTAGGAGATAAAGTAAAAGGTAAAATTGTGTTTTTTAACAGACCAATGAATCCTGAAAATATTGAGACTTTTGTTTCTTATGGAGCTTGCGTTGATCAAAGATTTGCAGGAGCAAAAGAAGCTGCTAAATTTGGTGCTGTTGGATCAATTGTTCGTTCGATGAATTTACGTTTAGACGATTTTCCTCATACGGGAGCACAGAGCTACGGTGATTTACCAAAAGAGCAATATATTCCAACTGCTGCTATTAGTACAAATGGAGCAGAATTGTTGAGTAAATTATTGAAAGTTAACCCAACTTTAAAATTTTATTTTAAACAATCTTGCGAGACTTTACCAGATGCATTGTCTTATAACGTAATTGGAGAATTAACAGGATCAGTTAATCCATCTAATATTATGGTTGTTGGAGGACATTTAGATTCTTGGGATTTAGCCGATGGTTCTCACGACGATGGAGCAGGAGTAGTGCAAAGTATGGAAGTAATCCGCATTCTTAAAAACCTAAACTACAAGCCTAAAAATACAATTCGTGTTGTATTATTTATGAATGAAGAAAATGGTGGAAAAGGTGGAGCTAAATATGAAGAAGTTTCTAAGGAGAAAAAGGAGAATCATATTTTTGCTTTAGAAAGTGATTCAGGAGGATTTAGTCCAAGAGGATTTTCTATAGAAGCTGATGATACGAATTATAAAAAAATAAAAGATTTTGCACCTCTTTTTGAGCCTTATTTAGTGCATAGTTTTACAATAGGTCACGCAGGTTCAGATATTAGTCATCTAACTTCTAAGGCGATTGTTAAAGCAGGTTTAAAACCAGATTCACAACGTTATTTTGATTATCACCACGCAGCAAATGACAAGTTTGATGCAATAAACAAAAGAGAATTAGAACTTGGAGCAGCAACAATGACTTCATTGATTTATTTAATGGATCAAAACGGAATTACTCTTCCAACAGCGAACTAA
- a CDS encoding YiiX family permuted papain-like enzyme translates to MKKQKYLFLGITFLLSFGLALFVAMSVFPNNPFSKTKKEKTENAAETKLKDGDIIFQTSQSPQCEAVRIATNSKFSHCGIIYNIDGKWFVFEAVQPVKLTPFDEWIQHGKDNKYVVKRLKNADQVLTPIVVQKMQNYSQQFDGKQYDSYFEWTDTRIYCSELVWKIYKNAAGIELSKLRELKDFNLTDARVQKILKERYGNDIPLDEKVVAPVDLADSDLLKTIIDNY, encoded by the coding sequence ATGAAAAAACAAAAATATCTGTTTCTGGGAATTACATTTCTGCTAAGTTTTGGTCTTGCATTATTTGTTGCAATGTCTGTTTTTCCGAATAATCCGTTTTCGAAAACGAAGAAGGAAAAAACAGAAAATGCCGCAGAAACTAAACTTAAAGATGGTGATATTATTTTTCAAACTTCACAATCTCCTCAATGTGAAGCGGTAAGAATTGCGACTAATTCAAAATTTTCTCATTGTGGTATTATCTACAATATAGACGGAAAATGGTTTGTTTTTGAAGCTGTTCAACCAGTAAAACTGACTCCATTTGACGAATGGATTCAGCACGGAAAAGACAATAAATATGTTGTAAAACGATTAAAAAATGCTGATCAGGTTTTGACTCCGATTGTTGTGCAAAAGATGCAAAATTACAGCCAACAGTTTGATGGAAAACAATATGACTCTTATTTTGAATGGACTGATACAAGAATATATTGTTCTGAATTGGTTTGGAAAATATATAAAAATGCTGCAGGTATTGAACTTTCAAAACTAAGAGAATTGAAAGATTTTAATTTAACTGACGCTCGAGTTCAAAAAATATTAAAGGAAAGATATGGCAATGATATTCCGCTAGATGAAAAAGTGGTTGCTCCTGTTGATCTTGCAGATTCGGATTTATTAAAAACTATTATAGACAACTATTAA
- the kdsA gene encoding 3-deoxy-8-phosphooctulonate synthase, whose amino-acid sequence MNIQHIPQIKHTDSGNFFLLAGPCAIEGEEMALRIAEKLVGITDKLQIPYVFKGSFKKANRSRIDSFSGIGDEKALKILRKVSETFHVPTVTDIHTNEDAEMAAQYVDVLQIPAFLVRQTDLVVAAANTGKVVNLKKGQFMSPESMKHAVQKVLDCHNENVMVTDRGTMFGYQDMIVDFRGIPTMQQYASTVLDVTHSLQQPNQTAGVTGGRPDMIETVAKAGIAVGVDGIFIETHFDPANAKSDGANMLHLDYFEGLMTKLVAIRKTVNSF is encoded by the coding sequence ATGAACATACAACATATTCCTCAAATTAAGCATACTGATAGCGGAAACTTCTTTTTATTGGCGGGACCTTGCGCTATTGAAGGAGAAGAAATGGCTCTCAGAATTGCTGAAAAATTAGTTGGTATTACCGACAAACTTCAGATTCCTTATGTATTTAAAGGATCGTTTAAAAAAGCCAACCGTTCTAGAATTGATAGTTTTTCTGGAATTGGTGACGAAAAAGCATTAAAAATTTTAAGAAAAGTTTCTGAAACTTTTCACGTTCCAACTGTAACAGATATTCATACTAATGAAGATGCTGAAATGGCTGCACAATACGTTGATGTATTGCAAATTCCTGCTTTCCTTGTTCGTCAGACTGACCTTGTTGTGGCGGCTGCAAATACTGGAAAAGTGGTAAACTTGAAAAAAGGACAATTTATGAGTCCGGAAAGCATGAAACACGCGGTTCAAAAAGTATTAGATTGTCATAATGAGAATGTTATGGTTACGGATCGTGGTACTATGTTTGGTTACCAGGACATGATTGTTGATTTTAGAGGAATTCCTACTATGCAACAATATGCTTCTACAGTTCTTGATGTTACGCACTCGTTGCAACAACCTAACCAAACTGCAGGTGTTACGGGCGGAAGACCTGATATGATCGAAACTGTTGCCAAAGCAGGAATTGCTGTTGGTGTTGACGGTATTTTTATCGAAACTCATTTTGACCCTGCTAATGCAAAAAGTGATGGCGCTAACATGCTTCATTTAGACTATTTTGAAGGCCTAATGACCAAGTTGGTTGCTATCAGAAAAACAGTTAACTCATTTTAA
- a CDS encoding 2-dehydro-3-deoxyphosphooctonate aldolase, with the protein MKKIVLFVVLLLTTVSCVSTRSTLKNVDDNAPDLVLKKDNTFIITLFSKDKKYGYDPDYPVNIFYRNTADEALNETRFLNALCGPNGEKITYKRLETCCPFPTKRSNMGAGFLNVYELRWEGQKKPVTLYLNIYEKGILMVPMGLGLKKE; encoded by the coding sequence ATGAAAAAAATAGTCCTTTTTGTCGTTTTACTCCTTACTACTGTTTCTTGTGTGAGTACAAGATCTACTTTGAAAAATGTAGACGATAATGCGCCAGATTTAGTTCTGAAAAAAGACAATACTTTTATCATTACTCTTTTTAGTAAAGACAAAAAATACGGTTATGATCCTGATTATCCCGTTAATATTTTCTACAGAAATACAGCCGATGAAGCTTTGAATGAAACTCGTTTTTTAAATGCTCTTTGCGGTCCAAATGGTGAAAAAATAACCTATAAAAGATTAGAAACCTGTTGTCCTTTTCCAACTAAAAGAAGCAATATGGGCGCTGGTTTTTTAAATGTTTATGAGTTAAGATGGGAAGGTCAAAAGAAACCTGTTACGCTTTATTTGAATATTTACGAAAAAGGAATTTTAATGGTTCCGATGGGATTAGGTTTAAAGAAAGAATAG
- a CDS encoding lysoplasmalogenase produces MRNSTFFKIYIAFSAFYLLVLFLGYESLNLFLKPLLIPLLGFGVYFYRKFPSKNTLLTALLFSWIGDVILLFTDIAEIYFILGLVAFLISHITYCILFNKQIKGTIKKNIAVFGIGSILIACYLVGMLSVLLPTLGDLKIPVTIYASVISIMLLFAFNGFLVWKKPGNSYVFLGAIVFVLSDSILAVNKFYTPIEKSSFFIMLTYLVAQYLIVVGILKLNPKKVE; encoded by the coding sequence ATGAGAAATTCTACATTTTTTAAAATCTATATTGCATTTAGTGCTTTCTATTTGCTTGTATTATTTTTAGGATATGAAAGCTTAAATCTGTTTTTAAAGCCACTTTTGATTCCGTTATTAGGTTTTGGTGTTTATTTTTATCGAAAGTTCCCTTCCAAAAACACATTGCTAACCGCTTTACTATTTTCATGGATTGGCGATGTAATTTTGCTTTTTACTGATATTGCTGAGATCTATTTTATTCTTGGATTAGTTGCTTTTCTGATTTCTCATATTACATATTGTATCCTTTTTAACAAACAAATTAAAGGTACAATCAAAAAAAACATTGCTGTTTTTGGCATCGGAAGTATTTTAATCGCTTGTTATCTCGTTGGAATGCTTTCTGTTTTATTGCCAACTTTAGGCGATTTAAAAATTCCTGTAACGATATATGCTTCTGTAATTTCGATCATGCTTTTGTTTGCATTTAATGGCTTTTTAGTCTGGAAAAAACCCGGGAACTCTTATGTTTTTCTAGGTGCAATTGTATTTGTTCTTTCTGATAGTATTTTGGCCGTAAATAAATTTTATACTCCAATCGAGAAAAGTTCTTTTTTTATTATGCTAACGTATCTTGTGGCACAATATCTGATTGTGGTTGGTATATTAAAACTGAATCCTAAAAAAGTAGAATAG
- a CDS encoding sterol desaturase family protein: MEEYGKILIIAMPIFLVLIIIEKAYGIYKKDDTAPLIDSVSSISSGITNSVKDVLGLSLTFISYEWLVSKLAIYHLEANVLSYCIAFFVIDFYGYWSHRLAHQINFLWNKHAIHHSSEEFNLACALRQPIASLVNLFTFLLIPAALIGVPASVIAITLPLHLFLQFWYHTKHIKKMGFVENILVTPSHHRVHHAINPEYLDKNHSQIFIFWDKLFGTFQAELEDVPPVFGITRPAQTWNPIRINFQHLSLLIKDAWRAENWKDKLTIWFKPTGWRPENFEEKYPVNKIENVFDFDKYGTQNSQKLIYWSVIQVLITLLFVSYLFDNIAKIGLPNIFLYGFFILLTIYSYTELMDKSKYAPFWEALRLAVAIGIISYYGDWFGLNNTLAIGNYIILTYLSLSLLTAIYFVKIDFRTNQLQPINS, translated from the coding sequence CATTTATAAAAAAGACGACACTGCGCCTTTAATAGACAGCGTGTCGAGCATTAGCTCTGGAATTACCAATTCTGTAAAGGATGTTTTGGGATTAAGCCTGACATTTATCTCTTATGAATGGTTGGTTTCTAAATTAGCAATCTACCATCTCGAAGCTAATGTTCTCTCCTACTGCATCGCTTTTTTCGTCATTGATTTTTATGGATATTGGAGCCACAGATTGGCGCATCAAATCAATTTTCTCTGGAACAAACATGCTATTCACCATAGCAGCGAAGAGTTTAATCTTGCGTGCGCTTTGCGACAACCTATTGCAAGTTTAGTAAATCTATTTACTTTTTTATTGATTCCAGCAGCTTTAATTGGCGTTCCTGCATCGGTTATTGCGATTACTTTGCCATTGCATTTATTTCTTCAATTTTGGTATCATACCAAGCATATTAAGAAAATGGGATTTGTGGAGAACATTCTCGTTACACCTTCACATCACCGCGTTCATCATGCGATAAATCCTGAATATTTAGACAAAAATCATTCGCAGATATTTATTTTCTGGGACAAACTTTTTGGTACTTTTCAAGCTGAATTAGAAGATGTTCCGCCTGTTTTTGGAATCACAAGACCGGCACAAACCTGGAATCCAATCCGAATTAATTTTCAGCATCTTAGCTTGTTAATCAAAGATGCCTGGAGAGCAGAAAACTGGAAAGACAAACTCACAATTTGGTTTAAACCAACTGGATGGCGTCCGGAAAATTTTGAAGAAAAATATCCTGTAAATAAAATCGAAAATGTTTTTGATTTCGATAAATACGGTACACAAAATTCTCAAAAACTGATTTATTGGTCTGTTATACAGGTTTTAATTACGCTTTTGTTTGTGAGTTATCTATTTGATAATATTGCAAAAATTGGTTTACCAAATATCTTTCTTTATGGCTTTTTTATTCTCTTAACTATTTACAGTTATACAGAGTTAATGGATAAAAGTAAATATGCTCCTTTTTGGGAAGCTTTGCGTTTGGCTGTTGCAATTGGAATTATATCTTATTATGGCGATTGGTTTGGTTTAAATAACACCTTGGCAATTGGAAATTATATCATTTTGACCTATTTAAGTTTATCGTTACTAACTGCGATTTACTTTGTAAAAATAGATTTTAGAACTAACCAACTTCAACCAATCAATTCATAA